In the genome of Caenorhabditis elegans chromosome IV, the window ttcaaattttggaataaaagttaacaaaaaagGTCAAATTCTgtaggtggcctagaaaatcttAGGCCATCCGGAgaattttcgtgatttttagagaaaaattaatataatttgGCTAAAATggtagaaaatttgagaaaactggATGCATGTTGGCGGAAAACTCACtgaaatttcccgaaaaatgcacaaatttggcggaaaatttttagaaaaatagtggattttcagccaaatttcagacaaaatttgGAGGAAAATTCGACGAAATTGCTTCGAAtaaatcactgaaaatagaacaaaaaattgcagaatttatggcaaaaaattttctagaaattctgagaaaaatttccaaaattggctgaaatatctggaaaaaccTTCAACTTTTTAgctttttctcggtttttatGCAGAAAATcctccaaaaattcgaaaaaccggtaatttcaatgattttcagcgaaatttttagttttttctattgaaaaatcttccaaaaatccaaaaaaaaagctgctTACCACCAGAGGGATTAGGAAGACGAACTGAGAAGGATTCGGTGTGGTTGATAAgatttcttatcattttttccGCGAATTCCACCAGTGTCGACTGCaatgattttttacttttttaccGAAAGAGGATGATCCAATAATTGTTggattttttacgatttttctaggggaacttgattttttttagataaaaattcgctttcaggatttttccgaaaaattcgaatcaaAAGAggttttttaccaattttcttgattttgttaagggaaaattgatttctttttaaaaaaaaactttcataaaaaattaaatttttaagagttattttttacttttttcggagttttttggcgaaaaaaaaaccgactttcaattaaaaaatgttatttgattttttaaaataaaaattccagcattctcgatttttttttcagaaaaaatgaggttttttgcttctttttttttgagtattttgggtttttcacgaaaaacacagtttttaccgaaaaatttcattttttttgttgcgaaattattgaatttttactatttttccagagattggaagtttttggtttttttttttcaaaaaaatcagttttggtgggaatttgaattttgttttccaattttcttgatttttctacgaaaaaggattttatcaaaattttcatgaataattctttttttttttgataaaatttgggaaatttcagttttttaacaaatttgtgttaaaaaaccaaattggGTAGTATTTtaccgtttttttaaattttttagaaaaatttaatttttaaaacgattttcaagtttttcgaataatttcagAGCGAAAGTTAGTTcaaattcgtattttttttgatttttcattgaaaaagtaggcaaaaatcgcatttttccagcttttcaggccattttccatgatttttcagggttttaagtatttttttcaagatttttcaccTGCTGGCTAGCCTGTGTCCCATCAGCTGCCTGCCGTCCAGTGATATCAGATAAACTTTCAGCATTAATTCCAATTTGAGCTGATCCACTGGAATATAGTTGCATTTGATTGTCAAATTGGGAAAACGAGTGAGAAGCGTCGGATTTGTggagctgaaaaatggaaaaattgtgattttcagccgaaaaatttggatcTCTAAGgctgaaattcagattttctgtgaaattttaatgttgttagctcgaaaactaaatttttctggaaaattatgaCAATTTGGAGctaaaaactggatttttaagggaaaaaaaagatcaatttttgagaatttgaaacttaaaacTGGGTTTTGTtgagatttttcttcaaaaattaagctATGTGAAAAACCAGTtgagattcttttttttggtgaaaaatgcgaaattgaGAGTATTtctaagtttttaaataaaaaaaatcgacagaGAAACATCGAAATTTCGGtggttttctttcatttttccatcaaaaatgcACACCTGAGCAACTTTATAAATCGCGCTGGGCTTCTCGTTGCAAATAAATCCCAAATAATGCCAATTTCCGCCGTCTTGGGTGGGCCATCTGATgtaaactgaaataaattgggtttttttgggcggaaaattctgaaaatgatcaCCAGAGCCACCAATTCCGTCCGGAAACGGTTGAGCTCCGGTAAGGAAGACCACCACGTGGTTTATCGCGTCAGCGTTTACAATTTCGCAGGTGAACTCCGTATCGGAGACCGGCACCACTTCGATCGGCGTCCTCCCTGAGACAATGactccaaaaattccagacatttttagtttttactctgaaaatatatcaatttctCAGCTCGCTGTCGTCCAGATCcagataaacatttttgtaaagttgagacttttttattattttggttAAAAACAGCTTGAAAATTAAGCCAATTTGGTGTCAAACTCTGCATTCATTCTCTAGTTGAATGGATGTCAACTGTGcgaatttagaaataaattatataaaaaagacagggtaaaaaattgaataataaacGAAACTTTCTGGAGAAAGGCAACAAGAAAAAGTacagaagattttgatgaGATAGCAGAGCAAAAATGGTTGAGAAGATCGATACAGAGGAGAGAGCACGGGAAGCTCAGACACGTTGGACACTTAGAGGGGCTTAAGGAATTAATTTAATAGTTTCTGTTTCCTCCTTGAGCATGAGCCCACTGCTGAGCACCGGATTGACCTCCCCAGCCGCCTTGCTGCTGGCCTTGGCCTCCCCAGCCACCGCCGCCGCCTCCTTGTTGAGGACCTCCCCAGCCTCCTTGCTGCTGTTGCTGTGGTCCTCCCCATCCGCCTTGACCGCCGCCGCCTTGCTGTCCCCAGCCACCACCTCCTTGCTGCTGTTGTGGGCCTCCCCATCCGCCTTGACCGCCGCCTCCTTGCTGTCCCCAGCCACCGCCGTAATCTGAAAGTTAATAATATTAGAATCGAGAATTCACAAGCCAGAATCCAACTACCTCCGCCATATCCTCCTTGGCCGCCACCTCCTGGTCCACCATATGCTCCTGGACCGCCGCGTTGAGCTGGTCCTCCCCAGCCGCCGccgccaccaccaccgccatTGTAACCGCCACGCTGTCCATCGCGAGATCTTCCGCCACGGGTTTCACGATCGCGGTTCATCTGAGCCTTGCTCATCTCGTCCTTGGAGAGTCCTTTGCGCACGTCACATCTGTGTCCGTTGACCATATGGGATTTTTGAAGAACGCATTGATCCACAGAGTCATGATCATCGAAGGTGACGAATCCGAAGCCTCTTGGCTTTTGGGTGGCTTTGTCGAGAATAATCTCGGATTTGGTGACGGTTCCATACTTTGTGAAATACTCGGTGAGCATGTCCTCGGTGTGATCCTCACGAACTCCGCTGACGTACAGGCGTTTGGTGGAGACATTCGACTCGGAGCGGTTCTTATCATCACGTGGCACGGCACGCTTCGGGTCCACGGTCTTTCCGTCGATGATGTGCGGGCGTTGTTTCATGGCAGCATCGACTTCAGTTTTGCCAGAGAAGGTGACAAATCCGAATCCGCGGGATCTCTTGGTAGTTGGATCTCTCATGACGATGATATCAGTGATTTCTCCGAATTGTGAGTAGAACTCTCGCATCAGGTCATCGGTGGTGTTTGACGTGAGTCCTCCAACGAAAATCTTTCGAAGGTTCTCTGGCTCGAGCGAGGCATCTCCGcttccattctgaaaataaaatcgataattaaatGATCGGGACCCAAATCAGGTGGCCTACACCCTAAAAGCAAGTGAACAAACGTAACCTCAGCCTTGATTTCCACGTCCGTCATGATCTAGTTCTTAGTAGTCGATCGGATTGTGCTAACAAGTAGTTCTTAGCTTATGAAGTAGGAAATAGACAGGCTAGTTTCACGGTGTAACTACCTATCGAACGCTATTACTCACAAAGAGTGACAGAGGTGTTGATCACTGAAATAGGTACAAGTTAGAGTAAagataaatctaaaaatagaTTATTAAGTTAAATATAGACGCCATGCACGAGTAGACTATtcgtggaaaataacaaatcgATAAATATCTGAGAAATAAGACTATTTTAGCGAGTTTTATTCGTATTTAATCAAAGATTACGGATAAATTCGAGCTAAAACTACACAACAATTAGATTATCTGAATTAAAATGAAGAATTACGCGAAAACAGTGCGCGGAAAACCTGTAAAACATACCTTTTTGTGACGAAAACCGAGAGAGAATGCTCTCGAAAACCACAGAGAAAAGGGTTACACGCGACGCGCCGCATTCCTAACCGCGTCGCGTCGCGTCtgttcgcggcgagacccgaGTCGATAAatgtgtgtgcctttaagaaaaaaaggagggaaactttattttttgaatttagttaaatttttacaaattaaaaaaataacttttaaaaagtattttcaataccaaattccaattttggaatttttgtttaaaaaacgttaaaattcttctacaaattttaagaaaaatatttctacaaatttttatgaaaatcaacTAGTTTATAATGgcttttcggatttttcacaAGGAAGATgaacattttgatttctttgacattttttcacgaaaaaaacgttcaaataaTCTTTGAATCctttatttttctcgaaattctcACGATttcttatgaaaaataatgttttaatttataattaatgtggtactgtagggatactgttggtttactgtagtttaggaaaaatgtaGTTCTTAGCTGTTGAAGAGATATATTGGGCTGGGAGTTGGGCGAGGAAaaataatgtcaaggtacatACAGTAGTGGGATAATGCAGGATTACGGTAGGACTACtgtaatttggaaattttttataccatgtgatttttctgaaacagaagCATCCCAGCGCTGCGCAGAAAAAAGAGATATTCATACCTGTTTTAggtttataaaaatattatactgGTAAGACTAGGGCTGTCATATTTGGCGTCCGGTCGTCCGGTTTTGACAGGTTATCAATAgactttaataattttccaaaattttcaaacatctaAAACCAGACGCACAAGGTTCTGACGCCGGACGTCCGATATGCCAGCCGTAGGTAAGACTGGTTAAATATGAAACAACGATTTACTTAAGTAACAGAAAAAGGTTTGATAGACATGTAAACGTATTAGAGCAACCATTGAAACTTCACCATCCATCTTGCCTTTGACGTATACGCTCGTGGATTGGCCGTTCGTCTCTACGACGTGGTGGATTAGCTCCCTTGTGCTTGTGGATTTCAAGcttgttttttgttatattGATCACAAAACTGGAATCAGTTCCCACCGGTCTGAACTCTCTTCCTCTATAAATTAATAGGTGATTCGGCGTAAAGACGTTCTCAATGGCTTCTTTTTCAAGTAGTTGAACATCGATAGTTGCTGACTCGAAGCTGGGCGATCTGAGGAGAATCTGGAATATAGAATACATTACAAAACGCTACTTTAACTACCAACTCACATCTCTTATCTGAACAGCATCATCGATTGATAGAGTCTGAAGACCGATGGAGAACTGGTCAAAGTGGAAAAATCTTTGAATAGGAATGTTCATTCTACCACCAATGCACAGAAAATGTTTCGCTTGCTTCCACTGCTCGAGATTTGCAATTTCTTCACTCATCTCCTGGCTAGCTGAGCAATAACAAGAATACATGCGGATTTTCTCGAGATAACCTGGGCGAAAGTACTTCACCATCGAAATATTGTCCACAAAGTCGATTCCAGTCACTTCAAGCACCTTCGCATGTGGTAAGTTCATAGCCTTGAAGCAGTCATCCACAGATTGCATATTCTCTTTCCCAGATAACCCAACCAGTCCATATGTGTTATCAAAACTGAACTTTCTTAGTCTAAGTTTCGGCATGCCCATCACGTCGGATAGCTCACCGAAGGCTGCCCTCATCAGCCTGTTACTACCAGTGACTTCTTGCCAGGCAGCCAGGTTTTCTAGATTCAATTCTCTATATCCGGTAAAAACTACACTACGGACTGGCAGAACTGAGTAAATGAATTTTCTCAATGCCTGGATCCATCAAATCGATGGTTTGGCGAAAGAGTGGTGACACATGGCGAGCGACTATgctgaaattgtaaatttagaatgccatagatttttttttgttaggcACATACAACTGACAATCTCTTGAACAACACTATATGAATACGACTTTTCTGGTTTTGGTCTGAAAAGAAATTCAGgtataattaaaaatgatttgtgGTTAAACTTACAATTGTAGCATCCATTcttgctggaaatttgagGGAGTCAATGAGAAATGAAAGATCTGATTCAAATACATGTGTTAATACAATATAGGATCGATTTATTAGCTACCTTGTTGGTCTTCTCACAAAACCGATCAATATCATGCTCCAGGCCTGACAATTGCCCCTTTCACACGGAAGGGCAGTTTCCCAGCCCTCGAAACGAGAAGATCTAGCCCAGGTCCCTgatatttgcatttttgaaccTCTGGTACCATTTCTGAGGTTTTACATTTTGAGGCCGTGATGCATCTAGAAGGAGTTAGAAGTAGAAGGAAACCTTGAGAAACAGTTTCATGCTTTGAAGAGTcctaaaaattgctttaaaatttgaaaacttttgcacCAAAGCTTGTCTCCTTATCATCCAGGTTATGCTTGATGTTTGGTGGACACTGATGCACCACAATTGCCGAGCCGTGCAGAACACCTCTCCAACCAAAACACCACTTCCCACGGTTCATACTCCTGTTCTCATGTTTAATAGAACTCCAGCATCACCAGGAACCAATTCTATTCTATAAAAGCCGAGTTACAGCTATTTTTCTGGCATAAATTCCAACATGAAGCTGTGTTTTGTACTTTTTGTCTTATTCGGTGCTGTTCTAGTGTCCCAAGCAAGGAAACACGTAAgaaattaacattttctgacagttttctgcaaacttttaccaaaatttttagacaatttcactacaattt includes:
- the F42A6.6 gene encoding Hikeshi-like N-terminal domain-containing protein (Confirmed by transcript evidence) yields the protein MSGIFGVIVSGRTPIEVVPVSDTEFTCEIVNADAINHVVVFLTGAQPFPDGIGGSGDHFQNFPPKKTQFISVYIRWPTQDGGNWHYLGFICNEKPSAIYKVAQLHKSDASHSFSQFDNQMQLYSSGSAQIGINAESLSDITGRQAADGTQASQQVLSNTSRCRRSNRGTTHFHGDSRQIPTFGDLSIILEPRNSNNEIKIAIFCTFL
- the F42A6.6 gene encoding Hikeshi-like domain-containing protein (Confirmed by transcript evidence), which encodes MSGIFGVIVSGRTPIEVVPVSDTEFTCEIVNADAINHVVVFLTGAQPFPDGIGGSGDHFQNFPPKKTQFISVYIRWPTQDGGNWHYLGFICNEKPSAIYKVAQLHKSDASHSFSQFDNQMQLYSSGSAQIGINAESLSDITGRQAADGTQASQQSTLVEFAEKMIRNLINHTESFSVRLPNPSGGSLEYIPVSAFQSWYNSFSRRFQANPYFWRSLNNS
- the hrpa-1 gene encoding Heterogeneous nuclear ribonucleoprotein A1 (Confirmed by transcript evidence), with the protein product MTDVEIKAENGSGDASLEPENLRKIFVGGLTSNTTDDLMREFYSQFGEITDIIVMRDPTTKRSRGFGFVTFSGKTEVDAAMKQRPHIIDGKTVDPKRAVPRDDKNRSESNVSTKRLYVSGVREDHTEDMLTEYFTKYGTVTKSEIILDKATQKPRGFGFVTFDDHDSVDQCVLQKSHMVNGHRCDVRKGLSKDEMSKAQMNRDRETRGGRSRDGQRGGYNGGGGGGGGWGGPAQRGGPGAYGGPGGGGQGGYGGGNYGGGWGQQGGGGQGGWGGPQQQQGGGGWGQQGGGGQGGWGGPQQQQQGGWGGPQQGGGGGGWGGQGQQQGGWGGQSGAQQWAHAQGGNRNY
- the hrpa-1 gene encoding Heterogeneous nuclear ribonucleoprotein A1 (Partially confirmed by transcript evidence) yields the protein MREFYSQFGEITDIIVMRDPTTKRSRGFGFVTFSGKTEVDAAMKQRPHIIDGKTVDPKRAVPRDDKNRSESNVSTKRLYVSGVREDHTEDMLTEYFTKYGTVTKSEIILDKATQKPRGFGFVTFDDHDSVDQCVLQKSHMVNGHRCDVRKGLSKDEMSKAQMNRDRETRGGRSRDGQRGGYNGGGGGGGGWGGPAQRGGPGAYGGPGGGGQGGYGGGNYGGGWGQQGGGGQGGWGGPQQQQGGGGWGQQGGGGQGGWGGPQQQQQGGWGGPQQGGGGGGWGGQGQQQGGWGGQSGAQQWAHAQGGNRNY
- the hrpa-1 gene encoding Heterogeneous nuclear ribonucleoprotein A1 (Partially confirmed by transcript evidence) encodes the protein MREFYSQFGEITDIIVMRDPTTKRSRGFGFVTFSGKTEVDAAMKQRPHIIDGKTVDPKRAVPRDDKNRSESNVSTKRLYVSGVREDHTEDMLTEYFTKYGTVTKSEIILDKATQKPRGFGFVTFDDHDSVDQCVLQKSHMVNGHRCDVRKGLSKDEMSKAQMNRDRETRGGRSRDGQRGGYNGGGGGGGGWGGPAQRGGPGAYGGPGGGGQGGYGGDYGGGWGQQGGGGQGGWGGPQQQQGGGGWGQQGGGGQGGWGGPQQQQQGGWGGPQQGGGGGGWGGQGQQQGGWGGQSGAQQWAHAQGGNRNY
- the hrpa-1 gene encoding Heterogeneous nuclear ribonucleoprotein A1 (Confirmed by transcript evidence), translating into MTDVEIKAENGSGDASLEPENLRKIFVGGLTSNTTDDLMREFYSQFGEITDIIVMRDPTTKRSRGFGFVTFSGKTEVDAAMKQRPHIIDGKTVDPKRAVPRDDKNRSESNVSTKRLYVSGVREDHTEDMLTEYFTKYGTVTKSEIILDKATQKPRGFGFVTFDDHDSVDQCVLQKSHMVNGHRCDVRKGLSKDEMSKAQMNRDRETRGGRSRDGQRGGYNGGGGGGGGWGGPAQRGGPGAYGGPGGGGQGGYGGDYGGGWGQQGGGGQGGWGGPQQQQGGGGWGQQGGGGQGGWGGPQQQQQGGWGGPQQGGGGGGWGGQGQQQGGWGGQSGAQQWAHAQGGNRNY
- the F42A6.6 gene encoding Hikeshi-like domain-containing protein (Confirmed by transcript evidence), which gives rise to MSGIFGVIVSGRTPIEVVPVSDTEFTCEIVNADAINHVVVFLTGAQPFPDGIGGSVYIRWPTQDGGNWHYLGFICNEKPSAIYKVAQLHKSDASHSFSQFDNQMQLYSSGSAQIGINAESLSDITGRQAADGTQASQQSTLVEFAEKMIRNLINHTESFSVRLPNPSGGSLEYIPVSAFQSWYNSFSRRFQANPYFWRSLNNS
- the F42A6.6 gene encoding Hikeshi-like N-terminal domain-containing protein (Confirmed by transcript evidence), coding for MSGIFGVIVSGRTPIEVVPVSDTEFTCEIVNADAINHVVVFLTGAQPFPDGIGGSVYIRWPTQDGGNWHYLGFICNEKPSAIYKVAQLHKSDASHSFSQFDNQMQLYSSGSAQIGINAESLSDITGRQAADGTQASQQVLSNTSRCRRSNRGTTHFHGDSRQIPTFGDLSIILEPRNSNNEIKIAIFCTFL